In one window of Cydia fagiglandana chromosome 1, ilCydFagi1.1, whole genome shotgun sequence DNA:
- the LOC134668361 gene encoding uncharacterized protein LOC134668361, which produces MRASGTLWLALLLAGINGSDIEPQLFDEGHFVEITVITFPNTASTCYLVTPSNTNIDLLASETLSDKYEYLTNSLSTCRVRINDLDENDEGLWSLHAGIPSEDGEVNELMEQVHVTIRGSDASKETVNSEETVTSEENSKLSAEETATSEETSEDHNDASSENSEATSQESSEVSSSEEEKVVETQWPSDLQFRTRTGLDVDINLPRTMNSETCTLTKPDGTTVDVGDQIAGVTAHSSSHYVSCRVVVGPMDSSLLGKWTLCGSYEENNVEHRRCQNAEIIWRSSANPDSMWQTTIHAIFNHVVNFGSTMTPAVRGSGSVVSCHLVTPNDEDLFVTRDREYPDVQLAQDTDSTCSIAIGPLVEAHLANWTVYGTFDSSLWGYNEVRQPINMELYDENNPYDQAYNVTTLNPTQHVVNLGSTIFLEVAGTGDVDVCQFTMPSGLSYWSSRSMPTGAYFVDLNRVACRLSVGPITDNMIGDWELIGKFSNRGVHTENRLSFTIIQEDPSNPIEEDRTVENLNEQFIDTSIGASHRVTIASEIFTTFQSCHIRTPEGLQYTIMEGFHIPGVEVVTSSSINCGVTIEVSEDLIGTWTLISREIRSSVAIEKRLPFIIYVEEPAEAVINEITITEGNSIHVRLANPTELYDTCRLKDPNDEEPALFSLDDDHTEACGFVVPSVDASHTGTWNIVYGKTIIYKAPVLVHVNARENPDTLHLTLVEHASVNMTIGPEEAVYCKVTSPEGDVVFDGFGRCRVALNRVFKDEHEGDWTMMVGMPGRIVTETHSLLVSVTAADAKPEVSSHVSVNKPTVELTCSVTSSQQVTGCLFRNPALHEVLVANPGVSEGRYVFHVNQTSIESEYYYSCSLQITEPVTSDLGLWRCDLESVEENYYGFLTVLCPWAMQDPVVAESVVAEPVLVAQAKSLSVEEQEPASLACSARAPLRYCYFRAPNGTVFNLGPGMSSPTMEYVGAGLDAGECGVRFQSLLHSDAGEWSCHASINGQEQSQSIYVVVNEEMSVSSKIDYDSWVVIEGQVAWNRELEYCRFVRFDGFGFSSIDNVQSPSYLDESSSSTGICRIRVALTRENLQPWTVVAKLEGRDGEISRVAVLNWPEPTPPRYCKHELKLEQIFNRFVQDQITYRLLSETLS; this is translated from the exons ATGCGTGCGTCGGGGACCTTGTGGCTGGCATTGCTGCTGgcag GCATAAATGGATCTGATATAGAACCCCAACTTTTCGATGAAGGACATTTTGTAGAAATTACTGTGATTACATTTCCAAATACGGCGTCAACATGCTACCTTGTAACTCCATCGAATACCAACATCGATTTACTGGCAAGTGAAACACTTTCTGATAAATATGAGTACCTTACTAATAGTCTCTCTACGTGTAGAGTAAGAATAAATGATCTAGATGAAAATGATGAAGGGTTGTGGTCTCTGCATGCTGGTATACCATCTGAAGATGGCGAGGTGAACGAATTAATGGAACAAGTTCACGTAACAATAAGAGGAAGCGATGCGTCTAAGGAAACTGTTAACTCCGAAGAAACAGTTACTTCGGAAGAGAATTCTAAACTATCAGCAGAAGAGACTGCCACTTCAGAAGAGACTTCTGAAGATCATAATGATGCTTCATCGGAAAATTCGGAAGCAACGTCACAAGAATCTTCAG AAGTTTCAAGTTCTGAAGAAGAAAAGGTTGTTGAAACACAATGGCCGAGCGACTTACAATTTAGAACGAGAACTGGGTTAGATGTTGACATAAACTTGCCAAGGACCATGAATTCTGAAACATGTACATTGACGAAACCAGATGGTACGACCGTAGATGTTGGAGACCAAATAGCTGGAGTTACAGCACACAGCAGTTCCCACTACGTCTCGTGCAGGGTAGTGGTTGGGCCTATGGATTCTTCACTGCTCGGAAAATGGACTCTATGTGGATCCTACGAGGAAAACAACGTAGAACACAGACGTTGCCAGAATGCTGAAATAATTTGGAGAA GTTCTGCAAACCCTGACTCCATGTGGCAGACGACAATCCATGCTATATTTAATCACGTAGTCAACTTTGGCAGTACCATGACTCCTGCTGTACGCGGCTCTGGCTCGGTAGTCTCCTGCCATTTGGTGACTCCTAATGACGAGGACTTGTTCGTTACCCGGGACAGGGAGTATCCCGACGTCCAGTTGGCTCAGGACACGGATTCTACCTGCAGTATCGCTATCGGGCCGTTAGTGGAAGCGCATTTGGCAAATTGGACCGTTTATGGGACCTTTGATTCCTCTTTGTGGGGATACAATGAAGTTCGTCAGCCTATTAATATGGAGTTATACG ATGAAAACAACCCATACGATCAAGCATACAACGTAACAACATTGAACCCCACCCAGCATGTTGTCAACTTGGGCAGCACTATCTTCTTGGAGGTGGCAGGCACTGGTGACGTGGACGTCTGCCAGTTCACCATGCCATCCGGACTGTCGTACTGGTCTTCAAGATCCATGCCGACTGGAGCATACTTCGTTGATCTCAACAGGGTAGCTTGCAGGCTATCCGTTGGACCTATAACAGACAATATGATCGGAGACTGGGAACTTATCGGGAAGTTCAGTAATCGCGGTGTGCATACAGAGAACAGACTTTCGTTTACTATCATACAAGAAG ATCCAAGCAACCCCATAGAAGAAGATAGAACAGTAGAAAACCTGAACGAACAATTCATTGACACCAGCATTGGTGCAAGCCACCGAGTTACAATAGCTTCAGAAATCTTCACAACCTTCCAAAGCTGCCACATTAGAACTCCAGAAGGTCTCCAGTACACTATCATGGAAGGCTTCCATATCCCTGGAGTTGAAGTGGTGACGTCATCTAGTATCAATTGTGGCGTCACTATTGAAGTGTCTGAGGATCTGATCGGGACTTGGACTCTCATATCCCGGGAAATTAGAAGCTCCGTGGCCATTGAAAAGCGCCTGCCATTCATTATTTACGTGGAAG AGCCCGCGGAAGCCGTAATTAATGAAATAACCATCACAGAAGGCAATTCCATCCACGTCCGTTTGGCCAACCCCACTGAGCTCTACGACACTTGCAGGTTAAAGGACCCTAATGATGAAGAGCCTGCATTGTTTAGTCTCGACGACGACCATACGGAGGCCTGTGGGTTCGTGGTGCCCTCGGTGGATGCCAGCCATACTGGGACCTGGAACATCGTTTATGGGAAAACGATCATCTATAAAGCCCCGGTGCTGGTGCATGTTAATG CTAGAGAAAACCCGGACACGTTACACTTGACCTTGGTGGAACACGCCTCCGTGAACATGACAATCGGACCTGAAGAAGCGGTCTACTGCAAAGTGACAAGCCCCGAGGGAGACGTGGTGTTCGATGGCTTCGGGAGATGTCGGGTGGCTTTGAACCGCGTGTTTAAGGACGAGCATGAAGGCGACTGGACCATGATGGTGGGGATGCCTGGACGGATTGTGACGGAGACACACTCGTTGCTTGTGAGTGTAACGGCGGCAG aTGCAAAGCCGGAAGTCTCGTCCCACGTTTCGGTCAACAAACCAACAGTAGAGCTGACTTGTTCAGTGACAAGCTCGCAGCAGGTAACCGGCTGTCTGTTCCGTAATCCGGCACTACATGAAGTTCTCGTGGCCAATCCAGGTGTTAGTGAAGGCCGCTACGTCTTCCACGTCAACCAGACCAG cATCGAGTCCGAATACTACTACAGCTGCAGTCTCCAGATCACCGAGCCGGTGACTTCAGACCTGGGCCTGTGGCGGTGTGACCTGGAGTCTGTGGAGGAGAACTACTACGGCTTCCTCACCGTGCTCTGCCCGTGGGCCATGCAGGATCCTGTTGTCGCTGAGTCTGTTGTGGCAG AGCCCGTGCTGGTGGCGCAGGCTAAGTCACTGTCAGTTGAGGAGCAAGAGCCGGCTAGTCTGGCGTGCTCGGCGCGGGCGCCGCTCCGATACTGCTACTTCAGGGCCCCCAATGGAACCGTCTTTAATCTCGGACCTG GCATGTCATCACCAACCATGGAGTATGTAGGCGCTGGCTTAGACGCCGGCGAGTGCGGCGTGCGGTTCCAGAGTCTGCTGCACAGCGATGCCGgcgaatggtcgtgccacgccaGCATCAACGGACAGGAGCAGAGCCAAAGCATTTACGTCGTGGTGAACG AAGAAATGAGTGTATCGAGCAAGATCGACTATGACAGTTGGGTGGTGATCGAAGGCCAAGTCGCTTGGAACCGGGAACTAGAGTATTGCCGCTTCGTCCGCTTTGATGGGTTTG GTTTCTCATCAATCGACAATGTACAATCCCCCTCTTACCTGGACGAGAGCAGTTCCTCAACAGGCATCTGCAGGATACGCGTGGCTTTAACTCGTGAAAACCTGCAGCCGTGGACCGTGGTCGCCAAGCTAGAGGGCAGAGACGGAGAGATCTCTCGCGTGGCGGTCCTCAACTGGCCTGAACCTACTCCTCCGAGATACTGTAAGCATGAATTAAAACTAGAACAGATCTTCAACAGGTTCGTGCAGGATCAAATTACATACCGATTACTTTCGGAAACGCTAAGCTGA